In Acropora muricata isolate sample 2 chromosome 11, ASM3666990v1, whole genome shotgun sequence, one DNA window encodes the following:
- the LOC136889571 gene encoding G-protein-signaling modulator 2-like — protein sequence MERLMEISVFVTGHWVTIENPLKIGHQGGEGAAYGNLGNCYQSLVDCRKCIEYPKKDLKIAKEIGDRGGEGRANRNLGIAYRSQRDYRKSIENQEKCQEIAIEIGDWGGEGKAYGNLCSSYQALGDFKKAIDCCEKLVKIALEIGERRGEGGAY from the exons ATGGAGCGgctcatggaaatctcggtgtttgttaccggtcactgggtgactatcgaaaatccattga AAATCGGTCATCagggtggagaaggagcagcttatggaaatctcggtaattgttaccagtctCTGGTTGACTGTCGAAAATGCATTGAGTACCCtaagaaagatttgaaaattgcaaaagaaatcggtgatagaggtggagaaggaagagcgaatagaaatcttggtattgcttacagGTCACAGCGTGACTATCGGAAATCCATTGAGAACCAGGAGAAATGTCaggaaattgcaatagaaatcggtgattgggGTGGAGAAGgtaaagcctatggaaatctgtGTAGTTCTTACCAGGCACTTGGTGAttttaaaaaagccattgactgTTGTGAAAAACTAGtaaaaattgcattagaaatcggtgaacggcgtggagaaggaggagcctattgA